The DNA segment GCTCGCGACGCTGTGTGCTTGGTAATCTGAACCGTCGCGATGAGACTATCGCGGTGATAGGCCGGTTTTCGATAGAAGATCTCGTGACTAGCGACGATCCAGCGAAGCCGGTCGACATCTTCCTTCCTCGCCACCGCGCGCCAGTACGCGGTTATCGCCTGCTGCACCCACTGCAGGTACACAGCATTGTTGACGTGGCCCAGTTCGTCGATCGCGTCCGCCGAAACGGTGATGGCATGCCGATGCGAACGGTATTGCGAGCGCCCCTCAGGCCCGCTGGACGGATCAGTGCCAGCCTGCTTCACCGATCCACCGGAGCGCCGTCAGCGACGGCATGAAGAGATATTCGCCGCCCATCAGACGGTTGAAGGTGGTCACGCCGTTGACGCGCTTTCGCGCCGGCTCCTGCGGAATGGTGAAGGTCCCGGGCTCCTCGTGCAGCGCGACGATCGGGTCCTTTTCGGTGCCAAGATCGATGAAGTTGCCCCGGTTGATCCATTCCTGCTGGAGGAACTCGATCGTATCGTACGCCCGCGCGCTGATGAAGATGAAGAAGATGCCGCGATCGTCTTTCGCATCGTCGGCCGCCGTCACGTCCGGAGTCCACTTGGGGCCGAAGGTGGAAGAGCGCCGGATGATGCGGTGAATGTTGACGTCGGTCAGGATCGTCAACTGGCTGTCGCGCGGGTTCAGACGGCGCATGTGCGCTGAATGCGGACAGACCAGTCCCTTGGGATCTTCCGCGAAATTAAAGTCGTTGTTGCGTGATCGATCCGCCCCCAGCGCCTCGTCGTCATGATCCGGTGCCAGGATCAGCGGCGCGCCGCTGCGCCAGCGGCCGAACATCTTGGCCGCCAGCTTCTCCTGGTCGGCTTCGCTGTCGGCGTTTGCGCGGATGAAATCGTTGAAGGCGCCAACCGCGCTCTGATATTTGCGCAGGACCACGAACGATCCGTTGCGACCGAGCGGGGCCGGTTCGGGCATTGCGACTGGCGCGCCGGTCTCGCTGTTTTCGCCCAGGATGAACTCGCCCGCCGCGATCGCGCGCTCGTCGCCCCGCGGGTCCACCCCGCCGCCCGCCACTGTCGGCTGCGAGATGGAGTCGCGAAATCCGAAAGGGTTCTTGGCATCGGCATCCGCCCCGAAGCTGTGCGTGCCGACGAGCGTGACACCATGCGAGGCTTCCAACTCGGTCATGGCAACTTTGATCGCCTTTTCAAGCGCGTCTTCGTCGCGGGCATAGATCGTCAGCGCGATATGGCAGGTGCCGGGCCGAAAGGCATCTTCCCACCGGTCGGGTGCATTCTCGCCGAAGTCGCGCAGTTGCTCGGCTCGGGCGGCCATGCCCTTTTGAAACGGGAGGGGAAAGCTCTTCAGCGATGCCTCTGGCACGCCCAGCGCCTTCAGGCCGGCATGGCTGATCGCGACGCCGGTCCAAGCGTCCATGTCGTCCGTCCAATCGTCGGCCGCGGGGATATGCGGCGCGAGTCGGCGGACGAGGTCGCGACCGCCTTCCGCCTCATCGACGTGCAGCATCGCGTGCAAGCCGACATAGGGCTCGGGCCGCGATCGCAGGATCAGGGCCTGGATGTCGTCGAGCTGCAGCTTGACCCGCTCCCGGCTGAAGCGCGCCCTCAGGTCCGCCAGAACGCTCATGTCAGTAATCCACCCCTTCCGGCTTGGAGATGGCGTCGGTAAGTTGGCCGAGCGCCGCCTTGGTCGTCGGGTCGATGCCCATGTTGGCGGCCTCTGCATCGAGGAACGCGTTGAGCGCCTTCTCCATTCGCTGGAAACGGCGTACGTCGACCACCGTCACCTGCGGATTGGCAACGAACCAGCCGGCAGCGTCGATCTGGTGGTCGGCGATGAAATCCTTCACCTTGGGGCTGTCGATCCCCGGCCAGCCTTCGACGTTGGCGAACAGAAGGTCCATGAGCTCGGGGATCTTGGTCGCAAAGTCATTGATGTAGGCATCCCAGTCGCCGTCGTAGGCGGTCGCGAACAGGATGCGCGTATCATCGTCGAAAAAGACGAAGCGCATGTCGTGCAGGGTGGAGACGCGCTGGGCCCCGTCCATGTTGCCGGCGGTGAGATCGAAGATCCGCCGCAGGCGCTCTGCGCCGCCCGGCTTGAGCGTCGCGATGGCGGGGAGTTCGGACACGTTGCCGGATTGCTTGCCGGCGCGGCCCGCCGACCGGGCGCTGCCCTTCAGGTCCGGATTATGTTTGCGGATCATCGCCTCGAGCGCGATCTTGGCGAGGTGGGGTGCATCGGCGGCGACTTCCTCCACCCGGCGACGGATTTCCTGAAGCTTGCTCTCATCCGCGAGGCGCGGGTCCTTGTTGTCTGTGGTCATCACGACCTCCTGCTTGTTCAATCGGGAA comes from the Arthrobacter sp. Marseille-P9274 genome and includes:
- a CDS encoding thioesterase family protein, which gives rise to MKQAGTDPSSGPEGRSQYRSHRHAITVSADAIDELGHVNNAVYLQWVQQAITAYWRAVARKEDVDRLRWIVASHEIFYRKPAYHRDSLIATVQITKHTASRAWFSTHIGRDGETVAEVHSTLCCLDASSGQLVRITPDLAQPFCL
- a CDS encoding Dyp-type peroxidase, translating into MSVLADLRARFSRERVKLQLDDIQALILRSRPEPYVGLHAMLHVDEAEGGRDLVRRLAPHIPAADDWTDDMDAWTGVAISHAGLKALGVPEASLKSFPLPFQKGMAARAEQLRDFGENAPDRWEDAFRPGTCHIALTIYARDEDALEKAIKVAMTELEASHGVTLVGTHSFGADADAKNPFGFRDSISQPTVAGGGVDPRGDERAIAAGEFILGENSETGAPVAMPEPAPLGRNGSFVVLRKYQSAVGAFNDFIRANADSEADQEKLAAKMFGRWRSGAPLILAPDHDDEALGADRSRNNDFNFAEDPKGLVCPHSAHMRRLNPRDSQLTILTDVNIHRIIRRSSTFGPKWTPDVTAADDAKDDRGIFFIFISARAYDTIEFLQQEWINRGNFIDLGTEKDPIVALHEEPGTFTIPQEPARKRVNGVTTFNRLMGGEYLFMPSLTALRWIGEAGWH